In Trifolium pratense cultivar HEN17-A07 linkage group LG7, ARS_RC_1.1, whole genome shotgun sequence, a genomic segment contains:
- the LOC123893611 gene encoding pentatricopeptide repeat-containing protein At5g66520-like → MSSTRNSPCLHLLQQWQNLSMKQTKQIHAHTITNGLTRFSYISSRILAFFALSPQGDFRYAETLFTHMPNPNLFDYNSIITSYTTNSQFHKSLSIFTKMLNTNIRPNSNTFTALVKACDSLSSLEQVFTQSMKLGNSSDVYFVSSVINAFSKHGAIHFARNVFDESSNRNVVCWTSLVSGYCSCGLVNEARELFDEMPQRNDASYSAMVSGYVKNGFYDEGIQLFCELKMNMGCAGVKPSGSLLVSVLNACTTVGAFEEGKWIHSYIEENGLEYELELGTALIDFYAKCGLVKDAKQVFDKMFVKDVATWSAMILGLAINGNNLMALELFEKMEKVGPKPNEVTFIGVLTACNHKNLLDEALRLFGIMTEKYGITPSVEHYGCVVDVLARSGQVEKALTFINSMPMEPDGAIWGSLLNGCLMHGYFELGQKVGKFLIEFEPQHSGRYILLANMYANMCKWEGVSEVRKLMKDRRVLFVSAWSFVEIDQTIHKFFADDKCLYSGEIYEVLNHLGKIVEEFLGDKNAFSLFEILS, encoded by the coding sequence ATGAGCTCAACCAGAAACAGTCCATGTCTTCATCTCTTACAACAATGGCAAAACCTAAGCATGAAACAAACGAAGCAAATCCACGCTCACACCATCACCAACGGTCTAACTCGTTTCTCCTACATCTCCAGTAGAATCCTAGCCTTCTTCGCTCTCTCACCACAAGGCGATTTTCGCTACGCAGAAACTCTCTTCACCCACATGCCCAATCCCAATCTCTTCGATTACAACTCCATAATCACTTCTTACACAACAAACTCACAATTCCACAAATCACTCTCCATTTTCACTAAAATGCTCAACACCAACATTCGTCCTAACTCTAATACCTTCACCGCGCTGGTAAAAGCCTGTGATTCTCTTTCTTCTCTCGAACAAGTCTTCACACAATCAATGAAGTTGGGGAATTCATCTGACGTGTATTTCGTGAGTTCTGTTATCAATGCTTTTTCGAAACACGGAGCTATACACTTTGCTCGTAACGTGTTCGATGAAAGTTCTAACAGAAATGTTGTTTGTTGGACGAGTCTCGTGAGTGGTTATTGTAGTTGTGGTTTGGTTAATGAAGCAAGGGaattgtttgatgaaatgccacAGAGGAACGATGCGTCGTATAGTGCTATGGTTTCTGGGTATGTTAAGAACGGTTTTTACGATGAGGGGATTCAACTTTTTTGTGAGTTGAAGATGAACATGGGTTGTGCAGGTGTGAAGCCTAGTGGTTCTCTTTTGGTGAGTGTTCTTAACGCATGTACAACGGTGGGTGCTTTTGAAGAAGGGAAATGGATTCATTCTTATATTGAGGAAAATGGTTTGGAATATGAACTTGAGCTTGGAACTGCATTGATTGATTTCTACGCAAAATGTGGATTGGTAAAGGATGCGAAGCAAGTATTTGATAAAATGTTTGTTAAAGATGTTGCTACTTGGAGTGCGATGATTTTGGGTTTGGCTATTAATGGGAATAATCTGATGGCTTTGGAACTGTTTGAAAAGATGGAGAAGGTTGGACCAAAACCTAATGAGGTTACTTTCATTGGTGTTCTAACCGCTTGCAATCACAAAAATCTGTTGGATGAAGCGTTGCGGTTATTTGGAATTATGactgaaaaatatggcattacACCATCCGTCGAACATTATGGATGTGTGGTTGATGTTTTGGCTCGAAGTGGACAAGTTGAAAAGGCCTTAACTTTTATTAATAGTATGCCTATGGAACCTGATGGAGCCATATGGGGGTCTTTGCTCAATGGATGTTTGATGCATGGTTATTTTGAATTGGGACAGAAAGTTGGTAAGTTTTTGATAGAGTTTGAGCCTCAACATAGTGGTAGGTACATTCTTTTGGCGAACATGTATGCCAATATGTGTAAGTGGGAAGGTGTTTCTGAGGTAAGAAAACTGATGAAAGATAGGAGAGTGCTGTTTGTTTCTGCTTGGAGTTTCGTTGAAATTGATCAAACCATCCACAAGTTTTTTGCTGATGATAAGTGTTTGTATTCAGGAGAAATTTATGAAGTTTTAAACCACCTGGGAAAGATAGTTGAGGAATTCTTAGGAGACAAGAATGCCTTTTCTTTATTTGAAATTCTCTCGTAA